The Roseovarius sp. EL26 genome contains the following window.
TGCGAACAGGCCGATATTCTGGTGCTACACTCCCCACCAAATGGCATTGCCGATCAGACATCCATGGGCCAATCCGTGGGGTCTATCGCGATTTATGAGGCAATCGAACGCCTCCAACCCAAACTTGCCGTTTGTGGCCATATCCATGACAGTTGGGGCCAGACTGGTATGATCGGCGCCACAAAGGTAGTGAACCTCGGCCCATCCCCCAATTGGTTTGACTTTTAATCTGCAGGACATCCCATGAGCCGCATAGACGAGAACAAAGACTTTATTCCCGTACGCATCGCCATTCTGACAGTCAGCGATACGCGCGACCTGAGCGATGATCGTTCTGGCGACACGTTGGTCGCAAGGGTACAAAATGCCGGGCATATTTTGGCAGATCGCGCAATCTCTCGTGATGATCGCGCGGCGATTGCCAGTCAGCTTAGATCATGGATCGCAAATCCTGACATTGATGTGGTGATTTCGACAGGCGGCACTGGTTTGACCGGCCGCGACGTCACGGTTGAGGCCCACCGCGATGTTTATGAAAAAGAAATCGATGCCTTTGGTACCGTCTTCACCATTGTGTCGATGAATAAAATCGGCACCAGCGCCGTACAATCACGCGCCACCGGCGGCGTGGCTGGCGGCACCTATCTCTTTGCTTTGCCGGGCAGCCCTGGCGCTTGCAAAGACGCTTGGGATGAAATCCTGTCGAATCAGCTGGATTTCCGACATCGACCCTGCAATTTCGTGGAAATCATGCCCCGTCTGGACGAACATCTGAAACGCAAGTAACAGGCATCAGCCTGCCGGGCAGCCCTGAATATCTACGGTAGATTTTCCACCAATCACCGTGATCCGCAGGTCAGAGCGGTTGAGCGCAAAGGGTCGGCTGTCTGCATGATAAAGCGTGGTTTCGGCATAAAGCGTCTGACCTCTTCGCATCGTCTCAGCTTGTGCGACCCAAATTTTAGGATCACCAGCCTCAATCGCGACAAACTCTGATTTCCCTTTGCGTGGAAGGGTAATTTTTGCGTTGAGCTTGATGCCATTTTGTACCGGTGTCACCTGACACGACACGTGCGAAACGCCAGCTTCGCGCGCTGAATAGGGTTGTTCGGCTAATGCCGCCACGATCCGCGGATCACGTTTGCCGGCCTGTTGCGGCAGCTCTTGCGAAACTTTCAAGCTAACCGGCACGCAAATATCCTGACATACGCCGATCTCTATCTTTCCATCTAAAGAGATTGCTTTTCCCGCTCTTTTTGGGGTGATCTTCAGCGGCAACACCAGAACATTTTTATAGCCCAAGCTTTGCAACCCGCTTTGATTGAAAACGATAGGCGCAGGCCACACCACCTCGACCCCAGCCAAATTTTGCGACCCTTGCCAGTTAAATCGTGGTGGAATGCCGGCATCACCCGGCGCACGCCAATAGGTTTTCCAACCATCTTTCAGGGTCAACTGCAAAGCAGAGGTATGCTGACCGTTTGTCCCACGCCATCCGGGCAAAATACGGGCATCAACAATATCATCCGCAGGCCCAGCCAACGCCAGCATGGGCAGCAAGGAGCACAACGCAACGCAAAGGGAAAACACAAATCTCATCATGTCTCTTACTTGGGGTATCTGAAGTGAAATGCCAACTCACATTCCAGCGATAAGCGTGTCATTGCCCTTGCACTTTTGGAGCAAGAGACCCATCATTGTAACATGAGCAGAAACCCCGAAAACCCAACGGAAAGTGAAATTAACCTTAGTGGTCAAGTCCTTATAGCGATGCCCGGCATGGCAGATCCAAGGTTTGCACAATCGGTTGTCTTTATGTGTGCCCATTCTGAGGATGGCGCCATGGGTTTGGTTATCAACAAACCAACTGATGAACTAAGACTTAACGATCTGTTGGAGCAGCTCGAGATCAAAATCGGGCCAGACACCCGCGAAACGCCAGTGCATTTTGGCGGACCGGTGGAACATGGTCGGGGCTTTGTTCTGCACGAACATGGCTATCATTCTGCAATTTCCACGCTGGATGTGAACAAGCAGTTCGCGATGACCGCCACCCTTGATATTTTAGAAGACTTTGCCGATGGCCGGGGCCCTGAACGTGCCATTCTGGCGCTCGGCTATGCCGGCTGGGGTCCGGGACAACTGGAATCTGAGATTGCCGAAAATGGCTGGCTGACTGCCGAGGCAGATCAGGCACTGGTATTTGAAACCGCGGATTCTGATAAATGGGAAGCAGCGCTTAGCAAACTCGGGGTCAACGCATTGACCCTTTCCGCTGATGCCGGACATGCTTGAAATCACAATTTGAGCAGTCAAATATGCCCCGTTCAATCCGCTGTACAGGGCACAATTTTGTCTCAAGAGCAGTTCTAAACAGGTTAAACTTTGCTCAAAGCATTCAGGATGTCTTTAATCAGGTCATCCGTATCTTCGATCCCGACCGACATGCGAATCAGACCCGGAGTAATACCAAGCGAGGCTTTCTGTTCATCTGACAAACGCTGGTGTGTGGTCGTCGCCGGATGGGTCGCAATTGATTTGGCATCGCCCAGATTGTTAGAAATCACAACAATCTCAAGCGCATTCAGAAAACGGAACGCCGCTTCTTGCCCGCCTTTGAGATCAAGCGAAACCACTGTGCCGCCTTTGGTCATCTGCTCAATCACCAGATCATGCTGCGCATGGCTGGGATGCCCCGGATAAATCGCCCGCTGCAATTTGTCGTGACCTTGCACCGCCTCAGCAATCGCCAGAGCCGTGGTCGCCTGCGCGCGTACCCGCAGATCAATGGTTTCCATGCCCTTAAGCATGATCCATGCCGTGAAAGGCGACATCGATCCGCCAGTGTGTTTCATGTAGGGTTCAATCGTGCCACGAATAAACTCGCGCGTGCCCAGAATAACGCCACCCAAAGCACGGCCCTGGCCATCAATGTGCTTGGTCGCGGAATAAATCACCACATCTGCGCCCTGCTCGACTGCGCGCGAAAACACCGGCGTGGCAAAGACGTTATCAATCACCACCTGTGCGCCAACTGCATGGGCCAGTTCAGACACTGCTCGGATATCGACGATTTCCAGCGTTGGGTTGGCCACGGATTCAAAGAACACCAGTTTGGTGTCTGGCCGGATCGCGGCCTCCCACTGTGCCAGATCAGTGCCATCAACAAAGGACACTTCGACCCCAAAACGGGTCAGGATCTCTTCGAGAACATAAAGACATGAGCCAAACAACGCCCGCGCCGCAACCACATGATCACCAGACCGCAGCATCGCCGTCAACGCACCACTCACCGCGGCCATTCCGCTAGCCGTCGCAAAAGCGTCTTCTGTGCCTTCAAGCGCGGCAATACGCTCTTCGAACATCGCTACGGTCGGGTTGCCGTAACGGGCATAAATAAACTCATCAGGACCAGAGTTCAGAAACCGGGCCTCGGCATCCTCAGCCGTGTCATAGACAAACCCTTGGGTTAGAAAGATCGCTTCGCTGACCTCATTATACTGGCTTCGTCGGCTGCCCGCGTGCACCAGCTTGGTGCGTGTATTCCATTCGTTCGTCATCTTCATCCTCCAGGGCGCGCTTGGCCCATGAAAAAACCCCCAACGCGATCAAGCGAAAGGGGGCTTTCATCCTGACCTATTTAGCGGTGTAGTTTAACGTGGCCCGCAATCTGGTAACAAATCGCCACGCCGGTGATTTATCTTGCGCGGAAAGACACGTCAAGAGTGTCCGAAATTGCGTTAGAGCTGAAAAGTCAGAAAAGATGCTTGGCGGCGATGCGCAGTTCGTTGAGTATTCAAGTAACTATGCACTGAGACGCTTATTTGGGAGCATCTGAAGAGTTGGAACACAACATTAGTGACACCGCCGTTCTAGATCTTTTCCTTGAAGTCAAAGCCAGCCTCGCATTGGCATGCAAAAAAGACCCACGCACCAATGAAATGTTGAATGTACTTCATTCTGTGGGGCATTCAGGGACAGAGGCAAACGATGTTACGGGATACATCCCCGCACACGGTGATCTTCTGGATTGTGCAATTTCCAACTTAACTGATCGGAAATTCTTCAAACTGAAAACAGCCTTAACCGTTGCAAAGCACAAGTTGCACTGGCGCGTTGATGATGGTGGGTTTTATGCCAAAGGCGCAGACGTTGGACAGGGATACAAGACCGGCAATATGCATACCCTGCTGGTTGGCCCAAAGAATAGCTTATTTCACGCGGACGATTTTTTACTCGGCTTCTTTCTTTTGGCTCCAAATACGTTGTACCGCGATCACAAACATTTGGCCCCCGAGGTCTACATGCCGTTGACCGGACCAAGCGGTTGGAGGTTCGGATCTGGTGACTGGCAAGACCACGCAGCCGGAAGCGTAATTTACAATGCGCCCAACGTTGTTCACGCCACGCGAGTTTACGCCGTTCCATTCCTGTCAGTCTTTGTCTGGGCGCAAGACATCAACGCACCTTGCAGTGTTGTCTTCGCTGATGATTGGGAAAAGATTGAGGCCGCATTACACAATTCCTCGAAATAGAACAGATAACAATTCCGATTGTGCAGATCAGCGGCTGCTAGCTCTGTCAACCTCGGTTGGCCTCATCATTTGGCAGGACCAACAAAACTGCGAACCAATAAAACCCGTGCATCAGAATCGCCAGCAAGGGCATGACCGTGATCCACACGACCAATGACTCAGAGGCGATCAAGATTTCGTTCACAGTGATCACTATCGCCAGAACCAAAGCGTTGATCCGCAAAAGGCTGACGCGTTTGATCTCTCGCCCGAAACGGAAGCCTGCTGGTACAACACGGTCTAACAAGGCCTGTTCACGCCGAATGCCCAAGAGC
Protein-coding sequences here:
- the moaB gene encoding molybdenum cofactor biosynthesis protein B, translating into MSRIDENKDFIPVRIAILTVSDTRDLSDDRSGDTLVARVQNAGHILADRAISRDDRAAIASQLRSWIANPDIDVVISTGGTGLTGRDVTVEAHRDVYEKEIDAFGTVFTIVSMNKIGTSAVQSRATGGVAGGTYLFALPGSPGACKDAWDEILSNQLDFRHRPCNFVEIMPRLDEHLKRK
- a CDS encoding protein-disulfide reductase DsbD domain-containing protein; this encodes MRFVFSLCVALCSLLPMLALAGPADDIVDARILPGWRGTNGQHTSALQLTLKDGWKTYWRAPGDAGIPPRFNWQGSQNLAGVEVVWPAPIVFNQSGLQSLGYKNVLVLPLKITPKRAGKAISLDGKIEIGVCQDICVPVSLKVSQELPQQAGKRDPRIVAALAEQPYSAREAGVSHVSCQVTPVQNGIKLNAKITLPRKGKSEFVAIEAGDPKIWVAQAETMRRGQTLYAETTLYHADSRPFALNRSDLRITVIGGKSTVDIQGCPAG
- a CDS encoding YqgE/AlgH family protein; amino-acid sequence: MSRNPENPTESEINLSGQVLIAMPGMADPRFAQSVVFMCAHSEDGAMGLVINKPTDELRLNDLLEQLEIKIGPDTRETPVHFGGPVEHGRGFVLHEHGYHSAISTLDVNKQFAMTATLDILEDFADGRGPERAILALGYAGWGPGQLESEIAENGWLTAEADQALVFETADSDKWEAALSKLGVNALTLSADAGHA
- the metZ gene encoding O-succinylhomoserine sulfhydrylase; the encoded protein is MTNEWNTRTKLVHAGSRRSQYNEVSEAIFLTQGFVYDTAEDAEARFLNSGPDEFIYARYGNPTVAMFEERIAALEGTEDAFATASGMAAVSGALTAMLRSGDHVVAARALFGSCLYVLEEILTRFGVEVSFVDGTDLAQWEAAIRPDTKLVFFESVANPTLEIVDIRAVSELAHAVGAQVVIDNVFATPVFSRAVEQGADVVIYSATKHIDGQGRALGGVILGTREFIRGTIEPYMKHTGGSMSPFTAWIMLKGMETIDLRVRAQATTALAIAEAVQGHDKLQRAIYPGHPSHAQHDLVIEQMTKGGTVVSLDLKGGQEAAFRFLNALEIVVISNNLGDAKSIATHPATTTHQRLSDEQKASLGITPGLIRMSVGIEDTDDLIKDILNALSKV
- a CDS encoding dimethylsulfonioproprionate lyase family protein, with amino-acid sequence MGASEELEHNISDTAVLDLFLEVKASLALACKKDPRTNEMLNVLHSVGHSGTEANDVTGYIPAHGDLLDCAISNLTDRKFFKLKTALTVAKHKLHWRVDDGGFYAKGADVGQGYKTGNMHTLLVGPKNSLFHADDFLLGFFLLAPNTLYRDHKHLAPEVYMPLTGPSGWRFGSGDWQDHAAGSVIYNAPNVVHATRVYAVPFLSVFVWAQDINAPCSVVFADDWEKIEAALHNSSK